In Salvia miltiorrhiza cultivar Shanhuang (shh) chromosome 4, IMPLAD_Smil_shh, whole genome shotgun sequence, the DNA window GGGCTCGGACGGCGGCTTGTTGCTGTCAATCAAAGTGAGAGAGGGGCGGGTTTTCGTGTTTGAGATCAAGGGAGGCGGTGGCGCCTTGCCATCGCCAAGGAGGAAGGCGGCCGGAGACGGTGGTCCTCGCCGCCTCTTTGACGGAGGAAGGCGGCGACGGTGGATTTTGAGTAGGGGTCATCTTACTCCGGTGGCGGTTCTTTGGCAGCGGTCCACCGAACCTGGAGGAGGGGGAcgaaaaattatgaatttaattttttttaattgtttttcattTGTCAATTTTTAGTCGAAGTAGGCGCCATGTCAGCTCGTTACTGCCACATGAGAGCTATGTAAGCTCGGCACTTCACCGGAGTTCAAACGTGTGGAAAAGttgttcaaccccttaaatTGGTGGAattactgataaaaaaaattcatgaaaaaattagaaattggggtatagttcatgagttttggcgtaattatttatatatataaaaaaataaccaTAGTAAATGTATTCACGAACGTGTATAAAGTAATTCCTCAGATTTGTTAAGTATAGAGTTCACTACAAAACTTCTCATAGCGATACAAACTTACAAtaaaaagtttttatttgaatcACTCTCTATAAGAAACGGTTCAAATGATTCCCAGTGAGGAGTTTTTGAGGTTGATGATTTAGGGATGCGAGGGGTCGATTCTGATAGATAGAGGGTTGGAGGCGGATGAGAAGCGAGCGTTTGGGCATCAAGGCGTTCGAGGTTTCGATGTCGTTGAGACGGCCAAAGCTCAGCTCGAAGCCGTCTGCCCTGCCATCGTTTCTTGTTCCGACATTCTTGCTATGGCCGCGAGAGATGCTGTTTTCTTGGTAAGTACATCAATCTTGGTTATGAATTGTAGAGTGATTTGATGATGTATGCTAATGCAGTCACAAGGGCCATGGTACGATGTGGAGACGGGCAGAAGAGATGGTTTGGTGTCGAATGTAACATTAGCGAGCCATATGCCTGATGTTGCGGATTCTATTACCAAACTCAAAGCTAAGTTTTTAGCTAAAGGCCTCACCCTCAAAGATCTTGTCGTTCTTAGCGGTATGCATATAAaattcccctctctctctctctcacacacacacactaatatTGAAATGCAAATTTTCTGGTTTTCTACATCTTAATGGATATGGTCCTATGGACAACTTCGATTCTCTATTAATTAtctttactttatttttatggatgattttaccgttaaaaaagaaaaaaagaaaaaaaagtagaattaaGATCCGCTGTCCTACTTCTTTGTGTCCCattcaatttcttaaaatatattcttatctttttcttctattcattttcttataaattagtttaattttatttttattaactaaggtttgtatataattattttattttatttcaattttattaattagtaattgaTTTTTAGCGTtgaaaaatttattatgatgcatTATATTacaacaaattttatttttaaaataaatgttaCTCTCATTATTTCATTTGAAATATTGTCTCACTTTTCGATTCGGGCCGTTCCatttaaaatgtattattcTATTTTGAGATGCCCAACGTATAACAAATACGCTAAACATAacttataaattacataatatGCCTTATTGCcagaaaaataattttccacATTTTCTCTTAGTTGGTTTGATAGAAATACCCTCAAAAGCTACTTTCTCACATTCCaacattattataaataattcGCTTTATACTCAAAACGACTTACACCTTAATATCATGAACAAAAAAAGAAACACACTTCGAGCGAAacgaagagagtattaattaaacTAGCGTATTTGATAGTAGGGGCAGGATGGAGACACATAAAATGTTGGGACTTTGtatctaattgaaaaaaataaattgaaattagtGTACCACACTAGGtgttctactttttttttctttcatctctTTTATCATTTagtttcaattttattaattacaaGTTCATGATTTATTATTAGGATTTTTATATTCAAAGTTATggtatatgattttttattatttcatttttatgaaataaaagttAAATATGATTCATAATATCAGTaataaattttacttttatacaaaataattaaaataataaatataataatgaaacatgaaaatacaaataaatttatatttatgagaTATTGGATCTCATCTAAAAATAAAGCAATTAGGATCCAATGTTCTATTATTTCTTGTCCCATTTcaactattttaaatatatttttttcttaaattttaatttcttgggttttagttttagtttggTTCTTATTAACTAGAGTTTATGATACCCAATTAGGGCATATAGTTATTTCCACTACACTATTCTAGTCGAATATCAACTAAATTTTTCATCGATACACTTGAAAAATCTGTCGGTAAAATGAATTACCAACGGTTGCGTTGAACTTTACTCGATGCTAACATATGTATCGGTAAATTAATCACCTACGAATTTTTATGGATCGATGAATATTCCATCGTTTTAACTACTTCGTCTCCGGAGTTGGCCAATGATTTTACGaattaataaatactcctcCCGTCTCATTATTAATAACACTTATTCCATTTTGGGGTGTCCTAAGTTAAATGgctcatttctatttttggtaataattttacactacaaattaCATGGAGCCCACatacctttacacacttttacactataaTGGTGTGTTTcattttatccctctaaatggagggataacaaaaatttatgcctttaaatgtctcctttcttatTCCACATTTTaaaagttcaccatttttccttccttattttcacttcaaggagggataataaggaagaaaagatggtgaacttctcttttgtgtaaaatgtgagataagaaatgagatatttaaaggcataaatttttattatccctctttttcccatccatcaaagtgaacgcaccctaAATCACACGGACCCATatacctttacacacttttacactacaatcttatttttcttaatttttgtgccgAAAAGGTATgtgccataaataatgggacggaaggagtagtaTTTAAATCTaactttataaattaataaataattattagagTTGATAAAATTCATTATATACGTAGTACatattaataaaatagtgaATTTAATAGTGGAGGGAAATAAAATATTGGAACATTGTATAGAAGTGTTTGATATTGCAGATAATATTTTGCAGGTGCACATACAATCGGCACGACAGCATGCTTCTTCGTGAAGCCTAGGCTGTACGAGTTCCCGGGCAACGGCGGCTCCGACCCATCCATCAACGCCGGCTTCCTGCCGGAGCTAAAGTCGACGTGCCCAAAAGACGGAGACGTGAACGTGCGGTTGGCGATGGACAGAGGCAGCGAGAAGGTGTTCGACACCCAAATCATGGCAAACATAAGGAGCGGAACGGCAGTGCTACAGTCCGATGCGGCGCTCTATCAAGACGACGCCACCAGAGGCGTTGTTGACTCATCCGTTGGCACGTCGTTCCACGCCGACTTTGCTGCTTCCATGCTTAAAATGGGGAGGATTGGCGTCTCCACGGGATCCAAAGGCCAGATTAGGCGTCTCTGCTCCTCTTTTAATTGATCCATTAATATACAAACAACATTTTTTTCACTTCTTCTTGCTTTGCGTTTCACTACTAATGTATGCATAGAAACTCAAGTTTTAAGCATTCTATGCACTTTCTTTTATTAATAAACAGAGAAGTACCCAATAGCCCCCTATCATATAACCCCCTAACATATTTATCTTTTCATCTTTTAATTTTGGACTGTTAGCTTGTgtgaatattaaaattaattaatactcgatttgcctgaggatcgtctcttggattatcttaattcaccatacatcgattaaacctagcatgctcctattaatttaaatactgcaccgaggagttcagaaatacctgaagaattcctaagaataatcgtataacttagTACCTACTCTCAAtatgtttgaccccttgtggttcatGGATttcttagagtttgcaactgcgcacttgagttatcacgaaggtgatgctctcacgcaaactagaaaTCACTCTTAGATCCTgaaggtagtggtcaaaccaaatggtttttacctcccaaggaaaacacatagctcgaggtaatttttctttgttccggtcagcctgaaAATCTGAAATCGCATAATCCAAAAgaaactaaactgtctaactggtaaactatccttattctctagtcagggacttgaggaTATAATTTACCATAGTTCAATTTctttaactaggactatactgatatttTACAACCATGTAAActacatagcaaatatcaggtctcgtatatagcaatccatacatgaggcaatctactgcggaaacgtagaatattGCCTTCATTTCCTTAACCTCAATAGGTATCTTAAGACatatgtctttagataaaggaacgtcATAGCTAAAAGGTTGCAATCCTATCTTGACGGTAAacatactaaaacgagtattcacagtatcaatgtaggacactcgagataaggccaaaatctttttctagtgatcccttataacttTGATCACGAAGATGTATTCTATATCTCTttagtctttcatatgaaactattcggataaccattactttatgtctgataataactctagattgtcgccaattaggaggatattatctacataaaatgcaaggtAAACCACATCATCaatgacacgagatgcttctcttcccccctcacgtaaccttaagtgagctgctatgggtaataTGGTTCGAATTTTTGAGCATAGAAAACTGGCAAAATAatatcatcaagatctataCCCTCACattgggtataacctttcgccactaGTCTaactttaaaagctacgaccttgctcattcgaacttatcattatcttgtatactcacttgcgaCCTATGGCTTTACTGCCTTCTGGTAgtaagattttctagtatacacccatattcttaaaaGGATTGCATTGCTGaatccattgaggcgtgccaggaataatcattctcgtctcccagtaattccaagtagatattcGAGTCGATTTTCTTATATTCACTATCAGGGACCGAATCTAAAGATTcccccaagaacataaatcgatcggttGTCCCACAATCCTCCCACTATAATGGAGTTGTGGTGACACGTATATGTCAACAGtgtgtgcagtgtcttgtggtacaaactcttgcacacttggcttgggttatGGAATCCCCTGCCTATtgccttcaatttcttgaagcacaatatctgacttggattTGTGATTATTCACCTAGTCCaattctaagaatcgtgtgttaTTGCTAATAAGTAATAACCATATTCTAATTCTTTAgaactaattgcaaagatgcataacccATCATCGAACAAACTTTTCAAGAGTGACCTATATCTCCTCTCCACTACACCATCTTAtagattacacggtgtagtaaactgggttgaaatcccaaaacctgacaataaatcagaaaagatcattcctaacacattattcgccctttatcccctttgccatgaacgACCcgttctccatcttttcctctacaCAGGATTTGCAGGTTCTAAACGGTACAACTTGGATTGAATCCAACGTACTATTTAGACACAAGCCTtgggatcctgttaagatagatgtgacctaatctagggtaccaatatatgtgtaagatcctcatgagagattagtcttaacttttttctttcttttgttcgatgatgtacatgaaatataaatgtattatgtacacaagttatagtataaagagagatgttcaaaataccagaatagacaactttgtcatttcatATGATAGagacaccactatcaaaaatgacataatatccatctattcaaacttttgaaatatgataaggaactctcaaaaactaaactatgtcttttattcataaagacaagtctccaattgcaacaattGCGACTCTTGTcgcgttgcctatgaagacaatcatcttatcacttttcagcttccttgtcaacttaaaaagccatgcaatGTGCAACAATCAtgatcagtttctctcgttctCCACTACTCataactgagtagaaaacgagctgacatgtctcagttactacaacaagtgaagtaccttaaccctttgccttgagtattgaaagaaaaattctacaatactcaatcttatcacaccactactcccactatttcccttgtctttcttgccctttggacccttcttcttcccgtttTTCAACGAAGAAGATGGCCCCCcatttggcaataacaagtgcttgcacatctctttcccacaacttccttagccgtaactagagcattcagcAACTcgaaaagagtattatctttcttgctcataacagcgttgagacagaagttcttaattaaaagactcgggaagagagttcaggataatatcgacttttgcctcaccgtcgatgtTCCCACTAAGCAAGTTAAGTCCGTCAAACAAGTTTACcatgtgcatgacatgctcgtgcactgagctatgctcgctcataaaaataacaagattactctcaataatttaaacgagcagctcagtccgactctccgaacattTTCTTGAGTTCAACATGATGCTaagagcatcgtccatgccctgatgttagagctgcaagatttgtgacattattctcataatatagcacttagccacattattcgtcttatgccaccttttatgtagtTTCTTTTTCCCATCAGTTGACTCATCGTTCGAACAAAAAGAACGTGAAGTAGTaaacaacacaaaaattgtgctACTTTGTGATGAAGATAAGCTCCAAATTGCGTTTCCATTTATATATCGACCGGTTAAAGACTTAGTGCAAGAATAATAAACAAAAGGAGACATATACATATCTGAAAAAATGAACATTAAAGCACATAATCGTAACAACAATATTgaaaccttttgataaaacaatattgatGAAATCTCCAACTGCCCAACGAATCTCATGTGTGAGCCACGCAGTGTGGTTGTTTAGACATGAACCCCTCAActagactattcacctagtcgtttaatttcagtccatgtcaacttaaccttttgacaaatgAAATTAATGGTTGGAcctttaactagaccatatcatatttaAGAAGGGACTTCGCGAGGAGTTGTACTTAATATAATATCCAAACAATAACCACAATATAGCCTTGAacattaaattctcaaaattgacatactcactaggaccatgccgctttcaattcaatttctcggttatcttatttaatctcATCCTCTAAAGTACATGTGAAAAAttacacgagtaagccacgcagtgtggacgtttaccacataactcccactacttaaatgaattaaatattttatttagaagtcTCAGACTGACAAACTGGTGTAAAACAtatgtgaagtaagccacgcagcgtggacgtttactcacattgccaatcactttgtctagaaaccgcttgtggaggtctacataattttaagaataaaaattattaagtaataaccacaatctaactttgaaaattaaattctcgaaattgacatactcactaggaccatgccgcattcaatttaatttcttagttatcttatttaattccatcctctaaagtactcgtgaaaaattatacgagtaagcctcgcagtgtggacgtttaccgcataactcccactataTAAATGGATTAAACATTTGTTTAGAAGTGTCAACTTGACAAACTCGTGAGAAAAAAATGTGGAGTAAGCCACGCAGTGTGGACATTTACTCACATTGTAaaacactttgtcttgagacagTTTGtcgaaatctaaataatttttaatcaactataaaattataaaacgacttagtatttttctttcaaaaggtttgatcatgcaaaaaaaacacataatcctaaacatgcttttCTATAACTCAACATGTATAACATGCTCGcaaaattctaaaacatgcttattAAATGCGATAAAACTTAGCATActcgtctaagcgcagttaaaaAACAAAGCAAAGACATACACTACATGCTATTGCAAAATTAAAACATCCAAGACAtgcgaagaaaaataaaataaaataaataattcttcgtggcccattcgtggaatcccattctaatctattaaaataaatagaaaagaaataaaataaaacaacgCTGAAAACAGCCCAAAAACAAAAAttgggcaaaaaaaaaaaaccaaaacaacCGCCCAGGCTCATGAGAGAAGGCTCAGACCCGCGGACCAGTAGCCCAACCCGAAACCCCAGATCCAGGACCCGTTTGACCCGCCCTTTTGACTAGGGTTTTTTTCGCCTCAAAAAGCGCGCCGCCTCTGAGCGGCGCCTCAGCTCCTGTTGGGAACTTTatggaatatcataatccttgttttgatgataccaaaattcataggtcttaattgtaatagactagaactgtttgaactcaagtgttagagttcgtttctagtttagtttgcggttctgaagactgaagactgaagactgaaggacgaaggactgaagactgaagactgaagataccaactgaagtatcagttgaagaatcagttcagaactgataacttaatgcgtgccgcgtggattcagcggactgatactaaagtcaagtatcagttaaacattcttcctcggactgaacttccaacattcaaaggaagccacgtactccaaaagtacagccgctttaaatgcaaagatctcagtatcatccctctctgcagaggtcattcctatttggtggctactttatcagaggcgtcacatctcctgctcttcaacatagccgttctcaccaaataaggaacctcgaagattgaagcctcagcccaaattcgaaaagctatccaacggaagaaatcttgaagacgttctcagccaacggatctattcaagacttctcctataaatagcgctcgagcgGGGACGGATCTAGAAATTTAATAATGACCGGGCGAGATTTCACCGGATGATTCTAATAaagttttaataaagaaaaCGAGTTGAATCTTGAATAAT includes these proteins:
- the LOC131019414 gene encoding peroxidase 43-like — its product is MGGDNIIVVVIMMSCLLDASVEGKLRVGFYNKSCPNAETIVRSVVRQAAISDQNNIPALLRLHFHDCFVHGCEGSILIDRGLEADEKRAFGHQGVRGFDVVETAKAQLEAVCPAIVSCSDILAMAARDAVFLSQGPWYDVETGRRDGLVSNVTLASHMPDVADSITKLKAKFLAKGLTLKDLVVLSGAHTIGTTACFFVKPRLYEFPGNGGSDPSINAGFLPELKSTCPKDGDVNVRLAMDRGSEKVFDTQIMANIRSGTAVLQSDAALYQDDATRGVVDSSVGTSFHADFAASMLKMGRIGVSTGSKGQIRRLCSSFN